One window of Phycisphaeraceae bacterium genomic DNA carries:
- a CDS encoding Gfo/Idh/MocA family oxidoreductase, whose protein sequence is MSDHIHNHSRRSFLGTTAVAGAAALGLSAAAGAAKPRKPLLPTVKAGRAPKLGANEPIRMGVIGTGGMGTGHCHAFCNFAEKGTADVQLVAIADVCDERRMNAHRACVEKQNGMEVMETRDYKKLLARDDIHGVLIASPEHWHAQHIIDALHAGKDVYTEKPMTLRLDQAMAVRKAVESHPERIFQVGTQMIMLPKYQEARKAIKAGKIGTPIWSQTSYCRNTPSGEWNYYGINKEWEPGVNLDWNAWLGHLGPREWDPKVYARWRRYRDFSTGIVGDLLVHVMTPMIFALDAGWPVNVVATGTHMIDKDMENHDQVNLTVVFENGHTMVIAGATNNEVGLETLIRGNKANMYLNGRHCDIRPERAYVDEIEREEVTCPDIGNDQDQLRLNWLESIRSRTPALSNIDLASKVLVAVDLATRSMWDGHAYKFDAKTLQASAVK, encoded by the coding sequence ATGTCCGATCACATTCACAACCATTCACGCCGCTCATTCCTTGGCACGACCGCAGTTGCGGGTGCTGCCGCACTTGGCCTCAGCGCTGCTGCCGGTGCAGCAAAGCCTCGCAAGCCGCTTCTTCCAACTGTGAAAGCTGGTCGCGCACCAAAGCTTGGCGCGAACGAGCCCATCCGCATGGGTGTCATCGGCACCGGCGGTATGGGCACGGGCCATTGCCACGCGTTCTGCAACTTCGCCGAAAAGGGCACTGCCGATGTGCAACTCGTTGCGATCGCAGACGTGTGTGATGAGCGTCGCATGAACGCGCATCGCGCCTGCGTCGAAAAGCAGAACGGCATGGAGGTCATGGAGACACGCGACTACAAGAAACTGCTCGCGCGTGACGATATCCACGGCGTTCTCATCGCATCGCCCGAGCACTGGCACGCACAGCACATCATCGACGCGCTCCACGCAGGCAAGGACGTGTATACAGAAAAACCGATGACGCTCCGTCTCGATCAGGCAATGGCCGTTCGCAAGGCGGTCGAGTCACATCCCGAGCGCATTTTCCAGGTCGGCACGCAGATGATTATGCTGCCGAAGTATCAGGAAGCGCGCAAGGCGATCAAGGCCGGCAAGATTGGCACACCCATATGGTCGCAAACTTCGTACTGCAGAAACACCCCGTCCGGCGAATGGAACTACTACGGCATCAACAAGGAGTGGGAGCCGGGCGTGAACCTTGACTGGAACGCATGGCTCGGCCATCTTGGCCCGCGTGAGTGGGACCCCAAGGTGTACGCACGCTGGCGCCGCTACAGGGACTTCTCCACGGGCATCGTTGGAGATCTGCTCGTTCACGTCATGACACCGATGATCTTTGCGCTCGACGCGGGCTGGCCTGTGAATGTTGTTGCCACCGGCACGCACATGATCGACAAGGACATGGAGAACCACGACCAGGTGAACCTCACCGTTGTCTTTGAGAACGGCCACACCATGGTCATCGCGGGCGCGACAAACAACGAGGTTGGTCTTGAAACGCTCATCCGTGGCAACAAGGCCAACATGTACCTCAATGGTCGTCATTGCGATATCCGTCCGGAACGCGCGTACGTCGACGAAATCGAGCGCGAGGAGGTTACCTGTCCTGACATTGGGAACGATCAGGATCAGCTGCGCCTGAACTGGCTCGAATCCATCCGCTCGCGCACGCCCGCGCTGAGCAACATCGATCTTGCATCAAAAGTGCTCGTCGCGGTCGATCTTGCGACACGATCAATGTGGGATGGGCACGCGTACAAGTTTGACGCGAAGACCCTGCAGGCTTCTGCGGTGAAGTAG
- a CDS encoding FAD:protein FMN transferase: protein MADHVDIRLAFDAMGTTFEFVIASFARSISGTDARAILEEAAEIVKEWHDRLTIFDRGSIVSRINATPVGQSVRIDRDLFDMLELCAQATNDTSGAFDIDVGMLMSAHGFRGETASTNANAHQNSSYSLDATRLTVTRDDAACSLDFGGIAKGFVLDRVCELLREYGVTSALLHGGTSSVACIGTMPSIKRWRIAVLDYPDAIELEDSCMSVSRIDGRVSPAGGHIMDPKTGVPVTDVPGACVVGPSAAVCEIWSTALVVDPSLTAHLPDGYTATALAASRMHKEKDLAHV, encoded by the coding sequence GTGGCAGACCATGTTGACATCAGGCTTGCGTTTGATGCCATGGGCACAACATTCGAGTTCGTGATCGCATCGTTTGCGCGAAGTATTTCGGGCACCGATGCGCGAGCGATACTCGAAGAAGCCGCGGAGATCGTCAAGGAGTGGCACGATCGATTGACGATCTTTGATCGTGGGTCGATCGTGTCACGCATCAACGCAACGCCGGTCGGTCAGTCTGTGCGGATAGATCGTGATCTGTTCGACATGCTCGAGCTATGTGCGCAAGCAACAAACGATACGAGCGGCGCGTTCGATATCGATGTTGGTATGTTGATGTCTGCGCATGGGTTCCGCGGTGAGACTGCATCGACGAATGCGAACGCGCATCAAAACTCGTCGTACTCACTGGATGCAACCAGACTCACTGTCACTCGCGACGACGCTGCCTGCTCGCTCGACTTCGGCGGGATTGCAAAGGGGTTCGTTCTCGATCGTGTCTGCGAACTCCTGCGCGAGTATGGCGTGACATCCGCGCTGCTGCATGGAGGCACATCATCTGTCGCGTGCATTGGAACGATGCCAAGCATAAAGCGATGGCGGATCGCGGTCCTGGATTATCCAGATGCGATCGAACTTGAAGACAGTTGCATGTCGGTGTCGCGGATCGATGGCAGAGTGTCACCAGCGGGTGGCCACATCATGGACCCGAAAACGGGTGTGCCGGTAACGGATGTTCCCGGCGCGTGCGTGGTCGGTCCGAGTGCAGCAGTGTGCGAGATATGGTCAACAGCACTTGTTGTTGATCCGTCACTCACTGCGCATCTTCCGGATGGATACACTGCAACTGCTCTTGCTGCAAGCAGGATGCACAAGGAAAAGGACCTGGCCCATGTCTGA